The sequence below is a genomic window from Balearica regulorum gibbericeps isolate bBalReg1 chromosome 9, bBalReg1.pri, whole genome shotgun sequence.
CCACGTAGTCTAACAGGCTGTCATCCCAGCTGAcaggggggaggcaggggaggcTGAGAGCCAGCAGCAAGCCAGCAGCTGGTCCGGATGCTCCAGGACATGCCAGGtcctcccctcagcctcttaCCTACTAGGAGGTATGGGGATCTCTCCTGACACCAGTCCACACCGTATCTACCTCATGCTCATGTAACAAGTGAATGATCCCGATCATCCCGGGTGCTGCTTCCCAAATTTAAGACTAGGACCCAGCTGGAGGGATGTCCACTCCAGTGCAAAACCACAGCTGATGCATCTGGAAAAGCAGAGTTGGGCAGGAAGGGGAACTTGGTACCAAGATATCTCGCCACGAGTCGAAGACATACATGGACTCTGAGGAGAGAAAGGACTTCCTGCTGGAGTCTGGGTTCCTCTTGATGTCTGCATCTGAATCACAAAACAGACAAGGTGGAGCAgatggggcagggcagggggataCACTTATTTCAAACCCAAGCTTCACTGTAAAACTCAACAAGCTGTTCAAAAGCACGTGAACTACAGCATCCACTTCTACCAGTGGCACGGAGCAGCAAGGAGAGGTGCAGTCTAATCAGTCGCCTGTCGGAGTTACAAGGGAAAGACATGGTGGGATGCTGTGAAAACAGTGAGCCTGGGGTTTGGGGGAGACAACTGGCTGCTGGTACAGATGGTACAGGTCACACACCAAGTCCTAGCGGAGACGTGGTCTGAAACAGTATGCACGCAGGAGCTAGGAGGGCAGGACAGCAAGGTTAGCAAGAAGGTTTAGTAGCTCTCTACATGCAGTACAGATGCTGCAGGGGGTTAGCAATGGGATGCAGAGCCCTTCTCTCTACTTGACCACAACCTGTAAGATCAGACGGTGGCCATGTCACAGCTGTCGGTGACTGCGCAGCGGGGGCTGGGAGCCTAAGCCCAGCACTCCAGAGACACGTCAGCATCCATGCAGAGAGCAGGTCAGCAGCCACAGGGGCCAGCCTTCTGCAGAGGCCACAGACCCATCTCCCAAGGATGGAAGGCTCCAAGATAAGGTGCAGGACACTGGGGTCCTGCTCTACCCCACCCCTCTATCAGCTCTCCAACAGCCTTGGGCTGCCCCACATCCCTCCTCAGTGCCAGCTTCAGgtcccaggcagcacccagTGGTACCTTCATCAGTCATCCCTTTCTTTCACCCCAACAGGTTTCTCTGCTAAACCCTAACAGGAAATTCATCTGAATGGCAGAAGGACCCTGGGACAGGAGACTCTTCCAGCAGTACAAGCTGGGCAGAAGCAGGCAGAAACCCTGCTTCGTTACAGACTCCCAGAAACAGGAAGGCAGGCACGTGAGGGGAAAGTACTACAGGTCAAGACAGAAGAGGCCAATGCCATAACCTTCAGCCCAGCAGATCTCTTTTGTACCTCCGGGGAGCTCTAGGAACAGGATCTGCAGTGACCACACCGCCCCCAAACACAAGCTTGCAGCTCCCCCAACCCGGTGGCCCAGTGCCTGGCTAGGGGAGGCACAGCTCGGggtccctgctcctccaccctGAGCGGGTCGGCTATGTGGACCCGCACAGAGCCCATCTGATCCTGCCCAGGCACCATCCTTACCCCGAGGCCCGGGGAATCGCAGCCCAGCTGAGTGGAGAGAGCCACCCCCCCGAGCTGTTGGGTCCcctggggagagcagggtgCCCGGACAGCGAGGGGAGCAAGTCCCAGTCCTGCCCATACATTTACAGCCTCACGCTAGTGGAGTTCAGCATGGGTGCTTGACCCTCCTTGTTTGACATCCATTGCTAGAAACAGGCACAGGAAAGCATCCTAATGCTAAGGAATCCACATACCTACATCATGCGAACCGACTTCTAGCTGCAGAAAACAGGGAATTCAGGCAAACAGCCTCCTGACCACGTAGGGCACCGGCCAGACATAACCCGCCCTGCTCTGGTGCCTTCAGCTCTGCGCAGGAAGGTGCTGCATGGTCCCAGGCTACGATGAACATGAGCAAACAGCGTGGCACACGCAGCACAGTGTGGGTCAAGCATTACAGGGACGCAGAGCTGGCGTGCTCAGGCACTGCCATCGTCTCAGGGATGGCAGAGGGAGCCAAATCTGACCCAGGCTCCTGCGGGGGCTAGCACTGGGATCCGGCCACCACTTGCTTCCCAACCCTAAATGCAGACACTCTCCAAAAGCCTCCAGTTAGCTGCCCAAAACATCTCTGCTGCCAATGCTTTCACCAGGTGGGACAGTCCCCAAGAGGCTCGTGATTAGCCCCCAAAGCTAAGGACATCACCCTAGCCCCTGCATGCCAGCTTCAGGCCAGGATGAGCCCCCCTGGATTAAACGCCAGACACAGCAGGACTGACAGGGAAGCTCCGagcaccagcagctccagcaggagCAACCCGCTGGCACCGAATGCCTGACAGGAGAGGTCAGCAGCAGCCCACGTAGGCTGCTCCCTTGCTAAAGCAAACAGGGAGCACATGAAGGTTATTTAAATGCAGCCAGCAGACCAGAAATAccataaacaataaaaacactAAGCAAGACCCAGCTGCACGTGATCCCAGTGCCCAGGGCCTTCAGCGTGAACAAAGTGCCTGTGCCCTGTCTGCTCGCACTACTTTTCTCTCTGGGCTTCTTTGTGGAAGGATTCTTCTCCAAGTCAAGTCTGGGCAGGTCGGGAAGGGTTGGCCATGGTTTGGTTCAGAGCTACGGCACGCCTGCTCTGCCAAGTCAAGCAGAATAATGCTCCCCAAGGCACGTGGGATGGAGACCTGGTCCCACACCACAGAGGACTCTGCTCTCATCCAGCCCAGGCTCAGCCTTCAGCAGCTACAGAGCTACAAAGCTGTGCCATTGCCCTGCCGAGCCCTACCCCAGGCGAGACAGGTCTTCACCACAGCAGGCACATTTGGTATATCCAAAATACTGCACGGCAAAATGCCCTGGAGGAGGGAGCCCACGGCagagctcctctccctcctctctgctctccacaACATCTCATCCTGCCACAGCTTTTCTTGCTGACATCTGGATGATACTGGTGACAGTTCCCAAATCAGGCAGATTTCTGAGAAGTGTGCAcgtgcacacgcacacaccttgcacacaaacacacacatgccGCAGGGGAGCACTGCGGGGTACTACCTGAGAACAAGGAAGCCATTGACACTGAGAGGCCGTTCTTGGACATTTGAATCAGGTTAGATCCATCGTTACCATCTGTATAACATGGTGATGACAAAACAGTTGACTTCAGTGCTTTGGCCAGGCCAAAGAGAAAGGGCATAATAGAAGAGCAGCACTCACACAAGAGAAGCCCAGAACTGAATTCACATACCCCTCCATGGGCTTCAAAACTGAGCCCAAAATCTAGCCCTCAGGGACTGAAATGAGGGCTTTGCTGTCAAGAGACAAGAAATTTGTAGCTGGAGACTGGACTGCTCCATCTTCTCTTTAAAGTCAGTGAGACAGAGGTACTGCCAAAAAATAAGTCATCCACCACAGAGGATGAACCAGGCTCTGAAGGAAAGGGACACCCAGGGACCCAGATAGGTCTGCTGTGGGCAATAAGCTCAGCCACCCaagctgccaggagcagagatGACAGATATTACAGGTCAGGATGCGACCAGTGCCCACCACTGCCACCCAGGAGAGAAGTGGTCAGAGCTATGGGTCCTtctgcctggggaggaggagaacaggatGGCAGCTCTGCCATCTCTCTCTAGCTGTGACAGCAGCTATGTGGACCAGACAATGAAATGGAAACCACCTACCAGCCAGAGGCACCGAATGCTAGAGGGTTACAGAGGATTTTGAAGTAAAGTCATGCCACCACATGAGGGAAACAGGTTGCTCTGCTCATGCTCAGAATTCAGCCATTTATTTGGGAAAAGTCATCCTGAGGGCCAGAGGGACATGCTCTTCTTCAGCGGCACGACCTCAACACAAccacagaaaggagaaatctgTCTCTACGCAAGAAGCCAACGCAGCCACTCCCTCCTACCTCGGATCTCGTACTCCTCCACAtcctctgcagagccagagTCAGAGAGCCGCATGGAGCCGTGGGAGCTGAACTGGGACCCGCTGTCTGTCGCCACAAGACCTGGGAAAATGCAACACAGCCAGACCATCAGTGGAAGTGGTCTGAAAGGTCACTGACAGCTAAGGGAGAAGTTGATAGCCAGGTAtggccagggcagggagggatggagctCAAGGATGGAAAACACTATGGgtgcaaaatgaaattacattccATAactcagcaccagcagcacacaAGTGTTATCAGCGTACAGTGTCAGTCCCATTATGGTCTTCAACAGCAGCAGGGACTCACAGATCTCTGCAGCACCTTGGGAGCAATATGAGTGTTTCCCACGAACAGGCGGGAAGGCGGGATGCTATAAGGACAGGCAACGGACAGAACACCCACATCCCACTAGCTCATCAGCCCAAAAGACATCACCCACTGTCTGAGCCCATCTCCTGGCAGATAGGGAATTGGTGTCTGGTGCGGATCTGCTGGCGCCGAATGCGAATCTTCTGTTTAAGCTCCTGGATCTCTTTGTCgctgtcttcctcctcctcctccagctgccggCTCATCATGTTGTATTTCATCAGCTCAATGGCAGCAATTAGGGACTCTGAGATGCTGAAATGGGCATTCTCCTGAAAGGCAAAAGTGAAAGCATTCAAGGCTGTACCGCAGAGAAACTAGGAAGACCTGGTAAAATTCTGTTCCCCATCTGTGACAGGAAAGAGCTTATTACTCATGGAAGGTGGTAGAAAGACCTTAATCTCTGTTGACCCCACAAAGCCTGACTCTTCTATGAGAACCTAGGAAACTAAAGGCTTCTTGAGCACCAGAATACTCACAAAACACAAGGGGCATCCTATGAAGAGGATGTGCAACTCATCCACTCTGGGGAGTCAGCACACATGCATGAGGAGCCCTAACACGTTGCAAAGCTGCTGTGCATATGCTGGATGGGCAGACCCCGGCTGCCAGACATCAATGAGGAACTCAACCTTGAAGTTCTGTGCACAGCTCTATACCAGGAAATACTATGGGATTATCTTCCCCATGGAGGGAAGTATCACTGACCCCGCAGTAAGATACGTTCTCCATTGCACACAGGCAGCTGCCACTTCACTCACCTTCTCAAGGTCTGCACAGCTGCCGAAGTCCTGCTCAGAGAGGTAGCTGATGAGGGACTGCCCTTCCAAGGGTCTTCTGAACATCCCTTCCCCTGAGCTCAGGTACTGGCCAGAGTCTAGAAAAGCAAGAGACAAACATATGAGGGAGGTACCTGCTGCTAATCCTCATGCTAACGAGCCTTGCCAGTGCCCAACAAGCATCTCACAAGCAGGTGccagcagctgaggacaccGAGGCTGATGGAGAAGCCTGACCAGGAGCGAGTGTCACTGCTGAGGCTGGCTGCACTCACCATACTCCATGTAGAGGGAGCTGGGTGTGCTCAGTTCGCTGCTCTGGGTGGAAGCAGAGACCAGCCCTTGCCCTCTGCCTGGATCGCCGTGGGACTCTGGAAGGGAAGGTAACACCAGCCAGACATCAGTATCCCCAATGTGCCCAGCCCAGCACACAGAGTGAAATGGAACAAGTTCAACAACACACAGGCAGGCACAAATGGACGTGAAGCAAGGAGGGACATCCTTCTGCTCTGTGACACAGCTGAGGGCGAGCCCAGGAGGGGACAAAGCTAAAGGCGTACTTcaggcaggaggggagaaggggaaagaaggagagaagcTCATAAGAGCCACAGAGCAGTCAAGTCCTGAGCCTTCCTCTCTTTAACGCCTAGCAGAGCTGCGGGATGCAACAGCCTCCAGCAAGAACCTCTGCCAGCCCCTTCTTCCTGCTGGAGCATCTCCAAGGGAAGACTTATCCCTCAGGGCAGAGACAGCCATGAGAGACAAGGGGAAACCTGAGCAGCCAAGGGATCTGTggggctcccagccctgcaaagCAGCCTGGACAATGGTGAAAGGAGGCATCTGAAAGACACACTGTTGCTCAACTAGAAGCCAGGGTTCCGTGCGCACAACCCTAGAGCCTGGGCTGTAGTGCTCAAGGTGACCTACACAGGCTCTCGGCTGGGCTCTGCCCAACACACGCACCGTGGTGCAGCTCcctgctgggctgagctggcGGGGACTGCCCGGAGCTGGCCTGACCGGAGACCTACAACAGCTGGTGCTCTATGGAGAGCCACGGCGCTGGGAAGCGCCCGGACAGAGTGGCTGGGTGACAGAGGACTGCTGAAGGAGACTGAAAACACCCTGACTGAAGCGTATGGGTGTCGACGGGGGGGCAGACATCAGCTGACATCCCGAGCACAACAGATGGACAACCCCATCCTCTCCACCTCCTAACTCCTCTTTGCTCCCAGCTTCCCTGATGTGGCTGGAGGCTCCCAAGCCCACCAATACCAGCATCTCCTTGCCAAGACCATGAAGCGGCGGCCAGCAGGATGGGGCTTGGGACTAACCCACCCAACAGGGTCACAAAGGAGACCCATTGGGGTGGGAGGCTTTCACAGCTAACCACTGTAGCCTGGCAGGGTCTCCCACAGCCACCTCAACCTTGCTGAAAATCACCATGGAAACCACCTCATGTTCACCAGCCTGAGGGATGCCACGTACAACAGAGCCTACTGCTGAAGGCAAAGTGACGCACTGCTCAGCATcttctgctggagcagggcacaGGGCTGGACACGTCTGTTTGGACGCCCACCACCTCCAGAAAGGAGCCTTCACAGCTGCAGAGCCCTCAACACCCAGATGTTAGCTTGACAAACCCGGTGCCACTGTTCAgtgaatgcaaaagaaaacagcccaTTTTTTTGAGCTGCTGACTCTTTCTGCATGTGCGGCAAAGGGATGATGGCACCCCAGCACCTCTGCTTGGGGGCAAACCTGCCCCAAGCCCAGAAGAGTCCTGGCTGTGGGTGCAAACACAGCTGGCTGGGATGCGGCTGAACTCAGCCAACATCAAACCTCCCCGTGCCACAGATCCactaaatgaaaggaaaaataagatgttCAAGCCTATGCCTGCTTAGCTGCCAGCCCTTATTTGCTAGGTGAGAGACAAAACCTCTCCTGGCTCCCAAAgcagtgggatggagggaagggcaggggacGCAGCTCAGGGACTCGGTGGCCAGCACTCCCTAACGCCATGCAAGGGAGCTGGGCACTCTTCTTGGCCTGGTTCAATGCTCCCAACAACCAAGCTGGGATCTTCGGTCAGGCTGCATGCATAAACCTGACCACCCTTCAAAGCACCAGCTGGgacacaaggaagaaagaatttttttgttgttttctaaaTGGACACTAATGAGTTGATGGAAATCCTGAACTTGATGCAATGGTCACTAATGGAGGGCTGTTATATGGGCTCCCAAACCTGCCACTGGATCTTCTATTATAATGGTGATATCCCTGAGGCCTCCTGGgcagacagaggaggaggagggcagcattaagggagagaaaacagagacagaCTGGTTACTACTCAGCAAGCACCTCCACTTCTCCCATGAAGGCAGCATAGCTGGGGCAGACTCCCACGAACTGGTTGTCCCCTTACATCCCACTCCTCCCCACCATGCATTCACCCACTCAAGAGCACAGGAGGACCCAGCAGGTTACCAGTAGGAGGACATCCTATCAGTAGGATGAGCCCAAGCCTCAGCCCAGTGCCCTGCCATGGCACCATGCCCCAGCCAGGCAAGGCCAGTGGGGAAGCAGGATGGTTAATGCCACGGCATCACTGCTATTTTCTAAGTTTTTGGTAAAAGCTGCCAATACAAGTAACAGACCGGCCCAGGGCATTTTGGGAAGCAGGATGTCAGCACATCACTCCAGTGTGGAGCAGGAAAGCTAAGGGCAGAGACCAAATTTCCCAACTGTTTGCCCACAGTTCTCCTTGCTGATGTGATCCATGGAGTCAAAGGGGCGGCCAGCATCAGCCGCTGGGCACCGGGGACTCCCACACCCCAAAGCCATCCCAGAAAAGTCATCCCATTACCATGCAACTTCCCCGAAGCCACGTTGGTGTCAGAGTGCGAGCGCACGTGGCTCTTCTTGAGAATGCCGTGCGGAGCTGACGACTGTCCCTCTGAGAAGCTGGACCGGCGCAACAGGCTCAAGCCCCTGCCTCCACCTCCACTcgccccctgctcccccagggATGAGTGGGAGTCCAGCttctgggagctgctggaggagaagagtttggagctgctgctcttggtgctgttggtgctggtgctgctgcaggcccggccccggcgccccAAGTTCCCAATGGCCAGGTACTCTGGCCCATCGTTAGCATCGCTCTGCGGGTCATCCTGACTCCCCGTCCAAGTGTCCTCGCTCTGGCTGGTGGTGCTGGAGCTCATCTCACTGGCCGGAGAGAAGGGGTCTTTGGGTGAGGGGATGTGGCAGcgggtggcagagctgggctgctccAGAGGGGACCTGCCATTGCTGAAGGAGGAGGACCGGGTGGACAGGCAGCGCTCCTGGGGCTGGCTAGAGCTGGAGCTGACGGAGAGGCTCGCTGGTCTCCTGTCTGGACAGAGGTAGAAGCAGGATGTCACACACTCTGGCACAAGCAGACCACCCTACAGCAATAAGCTTGTATACTGGCATACCCACCATGGGCAAAGTCCAGGGATCTCCCTCCCAGCACGGGCAGAGATCGCCTCACACCCATCCCCCATGATGACTCCAAGAccagaaaaaaggcaaaggttTTTTTGGGTCTATCCTGAGCTTCCCAGCCCACCCTTGTTACCTGAGAGGCCGGAGGAAGCTGGACGATCGAGGCTGGAGAAGGACCCAAAGCAGCGCTGCTGCGTGCAGCCTGCAGCGGGGATGTACGAGGACGCGGGGAGGGCAGTCAGGCTCTGACTCTTGGTCACTGGAGGTGGACCGTCACTCTTCCTGGTAAGCTGAAAAGAGGCGGCATCATTATAAATCAGTATTTATGGGGCTACACGTCAAAGGAGCAGCAACAGAAAGGAATCGACCTGCAAGCGCCTGGTCACCAGCCAGCAAAGGacacagcagccctgggggcaggaggatggggagagaaaaatgccGCGGTGCAGAAGGGAAGCGGCTCTTTGCTCACAGGTACAGGGCAGGCTCCCATCGGGAAATTACCAGGTTCTCAGTGAAATGATCCAGGCAGCCCAGCGCCCCAGGCAGACGGCTCTCCTGTCCTTCAGCGTCACGGTCACACATCTCTCTTGACCCAGCAGAAGGACCTGATGCGCACAGAGATGGCAGTGACGTGCCGGCCAGCTGAAAGAACACAGCTCCCATTTAATGAAGCCTCATTAATTGCCTTCCTCTGGGGAGCTATGTGCAAAGAAAGCAACTGCTGATCACTCCTCTGGGGAGGGGCAGCTGGCACGGGGCTGGCACGGGAGGTCACTGGTGTCATCAGCAGCAGTGGGCAACCCAGGTGTCCTGGGGTGCTGCTTGTCCCCTCTGAGGGTGGCTGTCCCTCACGaccaggcagctctgcttgcCGGCCCTGAAGCCTGAGACTGTTGGAGAGGGCTTTAAAGGTGCCTCTTACAAAGAACCGGTCCTCAGGTCCTCATACTCAAATCCTCAACGCGCACCAGAAGCGAGGTCCCCCAGTACAAGCTCCACACAGCCATCTCCCCCACCCTGACCCCTGCCAGGCTTGTGCAGGCAGCACAGTTCactgctctcctcccctcttGGAGCTCCTTTTGCTACTTTCAAGTCCAGCCCCTTGTCCAAGGGCTCCGTGTGCCCTGAATGAGACCTCACacaagcagctgcagccagccgGTGTCTGGGAAGAGCCAGATGGAAAAGCCGGGACCTCAACTCACCATGGAGGTGTCGATCTGAGCCAGAAGCCTGGGGTTGTTCTGCTCGACAGCCTCCAGGCACTGCAGCATGGCCGTGACGTGAGCGTCACTGAGCAGGAAGGCAGTGTCTGGGGAGAGAAAACTGCTGGTCAGGGAGGTCCCTCTCACCCAGGTGGTTTCACAGTGCCGGTTGCTCACACACAAACCACCTTTTCTGCCGTCCCCCCTCACTCCCATACGGCTTGGCGACGCCACCAGCTAGGTATTTTCCTATAAAAGAAGGAGCAGGCCCGCTTCTCTTTACCTGCGTAGAATTTCCTGATGTACTGCCGGTTCCCCAGGAGCGGTCTCAGCTGTGCCGACAGGCAGTGGcactgcaggctgtgctgcagccacagctgcgCGATGGCCTGGTCCCCCGGGCCCTCGGGGTCGGGCTGGCCGCTCTCCTGCAGGCTGATGAACTGGAAAGGGAAGCCAAGCACGGGTTAAGGCACCCAGAGGCAAGTGGGGGAGCAGGGGTTGTTCCACCGCACGGCTTTGGTGTCCCCCACGTAATGGGAGCTTCCCAGTGCTGGTCACTGTCAGTGGGAAGGAGGACAcatcccagcagctccccagccacCAGGGAGGCAAAAGCACCGGAGAGGAACAACACTTCAAAGGTCAGCCAGTGACCAAAGTCCTCCGACAGCCACCAGCAGTATGAATTTCTCCTGCACGTTCTCCCACCCGTGTGCCTCATCCCTGACccagagggaccccacgctCCCCAATCCAACCTCTTCTCGGTGGTGATGGTCATGTTCTTGCTGACACGTTGACTGGGGAAGGTGACAGCTAAAcacctgagctgctgcagcttgaAGAGCTGTGCTGGAGTCACACCCCACATTCCCCCACAGCAGGCTGCACGCAGGGACTACCAGGGGTCAGCCCCTTGTGCCCACCCATGGCGGGGACTGTGGATGTCGGCACGGGGCAGCCGAGGGCCGAGAGCAACCCTGTGCACCAGTGGTCAGCACAAGCCAGGAACAGGAGAACCAAATGCATGGTGAAGGCACAACCCAGAAATGGGACAGCCCAGACCTTTAGAGATTTGCACAGATGCATGAATcacccctgcacacacacacaagtgcCGCTTGTGCCGGTTCCCTTGGTGATGCTCGCTGCACCCGGCCGAACTGAGCTGGAGACTGGCCTGGGAGAAATAAGCAGCCGATTGTCTCAGCTCAAGCCACACTGAGTTCCCGGGACATGGCTtgtacacaaacacacagctgCTTCAGCCTCCACAAGCCATGGAGCCACGTTACCCACGGCAGGCCAACAGCCGAGGTGCCGCTATCCCACCGGTGAGTCttgcagcccagctgccccctccccgccgaGCACAGAAGGCCACCCCACCAGAACCTACCTTCTCCAGGTGATGAGCAGAGCCGGGACTCAGCCAGCGAatgtccttcacaaactgccaGTAATCCTTCTGTCTGCAGCACACCTGCCCAGGACAGGCACGGTTAGATACCACCACCCAAGTCCCAGTTAAATGGCAACACCCCCCATCAGCCCCATGCTACCACGAGTGGAGAGCCCCTAACCCTGGTAGGATGGACCAGAAAACAGacagaggaagagcagcactgCTTTACAAAGGAGAAACATCACAAGCATATAACAGTTTTGTAGATCAAGGGATCGAGTCAAAAAACTCTGGCTTGATGTAGATAAGTTGTCTCCTGCCCCTCCCACAGCGACCTCTCAGTTGTGGTCAGCCCACAAGTGACCAGACAACAGATCAcacaagcttttcttcttccaccagCTAAGATCCCAGTCCCTTTTACCATGGAAACATGAGAGGTCTTGGGACAGGGACAGGACGTGGCACCGAAAGGGCTCACATCCCTGATGCAGTGGAATAAGCATCCTAAAGGCCAACCGCAGGTCTGCCAAGTTCAAGGTTGACCAAGTTGCCACGTCACCATTCCCCTTCCTGACGAAGTGGGACCTGGAGGAGAGTCCTGATGCCTCAGCACTGCAGTCAGACCTCAGCGGGCGGACACGAAGGGCAACATGGAAACACAtcccagcaaaaccagcaacCATCACTGTCTTCTGATGCAAGCCACCACTGAGGACACCAGCACGGCTGACCACCCCACGTAAGAAATTTGGCATTGCATTTCTATCAGCTCTTTGTTGCTGTTTGCCTCAGCTTCAGTCAGACAACGAGTTATTTTGTTCATAGTTATTCTTCCCGTTAAAGAGGAACTGCAGCAGAGTTGCTGTTTTCCTCACCACCCTATTGGCTGTAAACACAGCCCCAAAATGTCTCTCTTCACCAAAaggc
It includes:
- the RUBCN gene encoding run domain Beclin-1-interacting and cysteine-rich domain-containing protein isoform X5; its protein translation is MHSILYHGLIHDKVCCRQKDYWQFVKDIRWLSPGSAHHLEKFISLQESGQPDPEGPGDQAIAQLWLQHSLQCHCLSAQLRPLLGNRQYIRKFYADTAFLLSDAHVTAMLQCLEAVEQNNPRLLAQIDTSMLAGTSLPSLCASGPSAGSREMCDRDAEGQESRLPGALGCLDHFTENLLTRKSDGPPPVTKSQSLTALPASSYIPAAGCTQQRCFGSFSSLDRPASSGLSDRRPASLSVSSSSSQPQERCLSTRSSSFSNGRSPLEQPSSATRCHIPSPKDPFSPASEMSSSTTSQSEDTWTGSQDDPQSDANDGPEYLAIGNLGRRGRACSSTSTNSTKSSSSKLFSSSSSQKLDSHSSLGEQGASGGGGRGLSLLRRSSFSEGQSSAPHGILKKSHVRSHSDTNVASGKLHGGLRDITIIIEDPVAESHGDPGRGQGLVSASTQSSELSTPSSLYMEYDSGQYLSSGEGMFRRPLEGQSLISYLSEQDFGSCADLEKENAHFSISESLIAAIELMKYNMMSRQLEEEEEDSDKEIQELKQKIRIRRQQIRTRHQFPICQEMGSDSLVATDSGSQFSSHGSMRLSDSGSAEDVEEYEIRDGNDGSNLIQMSKNGLSVSMASLFSDADIKRNPDSSRKSFLSSESISHSFLNSNSAEAVAMGLLKQFEGMQLPAASELEWLVPEHDVPQKLLPIPDSLPISPDDGQHADIYKLRIRVRGNLEWAPPRPQIIFNVHPAPTRKVAVAKQNYRCAGCGIRTDPDYIKRLRYCEYLGKYFCQCCHENAQTVIPSRILRKWDFSKYYVSNFSKDLLSKIWSDPLFNVQDINPALYRKVKSLNQVWLLRIQLFHMKNMFKTCRLAKDLLDSFDAVPGHLTEDLHLYSLSDLSATKKGDLVPRLTELLKAGSLHVGKCMLCQAKGFICEFCQNESDIIFPFELNKCRTCEECKACYHKSCFKSTRCPRCERLQARRELLAKQNMESYVSDYEDELEQPEAVAAT
- the RUBCN gene encoding run domain Beclin-1-interacting and cysteine-rich domain-containing protein isoform X4, with the protein product MEVGPREGRAESRKEHWKLLGNLKTTVEGLVSTSNPNVWSKYGGLERLCRDMHSILYHGLIHDKVCCRQKDYWQFVKDIRWLSPGSAHHLEKFISLQESGQPDPEGPGDQAIAQLWLQHSLQCHCLSAQLRPLLGNRQYIRKFYADTAFLLSDAHVTAMLQCLEAVEQNNPRLLAQIDTSMLAGTSLPSLCASGPSAGSREMCDRDAEGQESRLPGALGCLDHFTENLLTRKSDGPPPVTKSQSLTALPASSYIPAAGCTQQRCFGSFSSLDRPASSGLSDRRPASLSVSSSSSQPQERCLSTRSSSFSNGRSPLEQPSSATRCHIPSPKDPFSPASEMSSSTTSQSEDTWTGSQDDPQSDANDGPEYLAIGNLGRRGRACSSTSTNSTKSSSSKLFSSSSSQKLDSHSSLGEQGASGGGGRGLSLLRRSSFSEGQSSAPHGILKKSHVRSHSDTNVASGKLHESHGDPGRGQGLVSASTQSSELSTPSSLYMEYDSGQYLSSGEGMFRRPLEGQSLISYLSEQDFGSCADLEKENAHFSISESLIAAIELMKYNMMSRQLEEEEEDSDKEIQELKQKIRIRRQQIRTRHQFPICQEMGSDSLVATDSGSQFSSHGSMRLSDSGSAEDVEEYEIRDADIKRNPDSSRKSFLSSESISHSFLNSNSAEAVAMGLLKQFEGMQLPAASELEWLVPEHDVPQKLLPIPDSLPISPDDGQHADIYKLRIRVRGNLEWAPPRPQIIFNVHPAPTRKVAVAKQNYRCAGCGIRTDPDYIKRLRYCEYLGKYFCQCCHENAQTVIPSRILRKWDFSKYYVSNFSKDLLSKIWSDPLFNVQDINPALYRKVKSLNQVWLLRIQLFHMKNMFKTCRLAKDLLDSFDAVPGHLTEDLHLYSLSDLSATKKGDLVPRLTELLKAGSLHVGKCMLCQAKGFICEFCQNESDIIFPFELNKCRTCEECKACYHKSCFKSTRCPRCERLQARRELLAKQNMESYVSDYEDELEQPEAVAAT
- the RUBCN gene encoding run domain Beclin-1-interacting and cysteine-rich domain-containing protein isoform X2 produces the protein MEVGPREGRAESRKEHWKLLGNLKTTVEGLVSTSNPNVWSKYGGLERLCRDMHSILYHGLIHDKVCCRQKDYWQFVKDIRWLSPGSAHHLEKFISLQESGQPDPEGPGDQAIAQLWLQHSLQCHCLSAQLRPLLGNRQYIRKFYADTAFLLSDAHVTAMLQCLEAVEQNNPRLLAQIDTSMLAGTSLPSLCASGPSAGSREMCDRDAEGQESRLPGALGCLDHFTENLLTRKSDGPPPVTKSQSLTALPASSYIPAAGCTQQRCFGSFSSLDRPASSGLSDRRPASLSVSSSSSQPQERCLSTRSSSFSNGRSPLEQPSSATRCHIPSPKDPFSPASEMSSSTTSQSEDTWTGSQDDPQSDANDGPEYLAIGNLGRRGRACSSTSTNSTKSSSSKLFSSSSSQKLDSHSSLGEQGASGGGGRGLSLLRRSSFSEGQSSAPHGILKKSHVRSHSDTNVASGKLHESHGDPGRGQGLVSASTQSSELSTPSSLYMEYDSGQYLSSGEGMFRRPLEGQSLISYLSEQDFGSCADLEKENAHFSISESLIAAIELMKYNMMSRQLEEEEEDSDKEIQELKQKIRIRRQQIRTRHQFPICQEMGSDSLVATDSGSQFSSHGSMRLSDSGSAEDVEEYEIRDGNDGSNLIQMSKNGLSVSMASLFSDADIKRNPDSSRKSFLSSESISHSFLNSNSAEAVAMGLLKQFEGMQLPAASELEWLVPEHDVPQKLLPIPDSLPISPDDGQHADIYKLRIRVRGNLEWAPPRPQIIFNVHPAPTRKVAVAKQNYRCAGCGIRTDPDYIKRLRYCEYLGKYFCQCCHENAQTVIPSRILRKWDFSKYYVSNFSKDLLSKIWSDPLFNVQDINPALYRKVKSLNQVWLLRIQLFHMKNMFKTCRLAKDLLDSFDAVPGHLTEDLHLYSLSDLSATKKGDLVPRLTELLKAGSLHVGKCMLCQAKGFICEFCQNESDIIFPFELNKCRTCEECKACYHKSCFKSTRCPRCERLQARRELLAKQNMESYVSDYEDELEQPEAVAAT